One genomic region from Halobacteriovorax vibrionivorans encodes:
- a CDS encoding saccharopine dehydrogenase, whose product MTTIWLRDEDKEFEKRTPLTPENAKKLLDAGYKVIVEKSNDRIFPIQEYEKLGCEIKESHAWIEEAPVSDDVFILGLKELKETDTFPLKHNHIYFAHIYKGQNGAEKVFHRYSEGQGTLFDLEFLLNEDKRRVAAFGYWAGYVGAALSVENFFSESPAPLRHYSSKDEWLKIINEKRQGKRNPCTFIIGALGRCGSGARELLDDLELESVNWDVDETKKGGPFEEIINADIFINTVLMTTKIPPFLDKSLMERNQKLSYICDVSCDPNSDLNPIPIYDVHTTWDKPLHRIESSIDHECNIIAIDNLPSALPKESSIDYSNQLIPHLLELKNAKNYFTWSHAKEIFETKKSANK is encoded by the coding sequence ATGACAACAATTTGGTTAAGAGATGAAGATAAAGAGTTTGAAAAAAGAACTCCTCTAACACCAGAAAATGCAAAGAAGCTTTTGGACGCAGGTTACAAAGTTATTGTAGAAAAATCTAATGACCGTATCTTTCCTATCCAAGAATATGAGAAATTAGGTTGTGAAATTAAAGAAAGTCATGCCTGGATTGAAGAAGCTCCAGTCTCGGATGATGTCTTTATTTTAGGACTAAAAGAATTAAAAGAAACCGACACATTTCCACTTAAACATAATCACATTTACTTTGCCCATATCTATAAAGGACAAAATGGAGCCGAAAAGGTTTTCCATCGCTATAGTGAAGGTCAAGGAACACTCTTTGATCTTGAGTTCTTGTTAAATGAAGATAAACGTAGAGTAGCAGCATTTGGCTACTGGGCAGGATATGTTGGGGCGGCCTTGAGTGTAGAGAACTTCTTCTCAGAGTCTCCAGCTCCTCTGCGACATTACTCTTCAAAAGATGAATGGCTAAAAATTATAAATGAAAAGAGACAAGGAAAAAGAAACCCTTGTACCTTTATCATTGGCGCTTTAGGGCGTTGCGGAAGTGGTGCTAGAGAGCTACTTGATGATCTTGAACTTGAATCAGTTAATTGGGATGTGGATGAAACAAAGAAAGGTGGCCCTTTTGAAGAAATCATTAATGCCGACATCTTTATCAATACAGTTCTTATGACAACTAAGATTCCTCCATTTCTTGATAAATCACTTATGGAGAGAAATCAGAAACTCTCTTATATCTGTGATGTAAGTTGTGATCCAAATAGTGACTTAAACCCTATTCCTATTTATGACGTGCATACAACATGGGATAAACCTTTACATAGAATCGAAAGTTCTATCGATCATGAATGCAATATTATCGCCATTGATAATCTTCCTTCGGCCCTACCAAAAGAGAGCTCGATTGATTACTCGAATCAATTGATTCCTCACCTTTTAGAACTTAAGAATGCGAAGAATTACTTTACGTGGTCGCATGCTAAAGAGATTTTTGAAACGAAGAAGTCTGCTAATAAGTAA
- a CDS encoding MFS transporter has protein sequence MFKLPKVLRYQNFRKLYIAGLTSELGSFVSETALMLLVFELSSNNKAYLGAARAVFLLFLTIGNLIGGVIGEKYNRKKVLLFTNYIRIPIIFTILFVESPEVVILCDGLIALFTGMYNPTRQAMVNDIVPQKDMNKANALFGSAFAVLHMIGPFLGATMFTAFGGIKEVVALDFLTYIVGIFFIMSLTYNPPKHEEDSEKFISEIKNGIKYAKTQKPLSAILSNVVIEGLVLGFMFPLILPYMTEVLGATKQDYGIGLALFGLGGLFGGWASSTILKDQSVGKIIITALYIEPILMAVWLLSASYFATLIIFFIWGLVVFIRITNQLNYVSNKVETKYLARSFALLDLGFVVPNILGGIILTFIGNSFKTEEILYIVCIAFCTLIFPRMLFSDMKALFNINNETVERDTSIQDSI, from the coding sequence ATGTTTAAGCTTCCTAAGGTTTTACGTTATCAAAATTTTAGAAAGCTCTATATTGCAGGCTTAACGTCTGAGCTTGGGTCTTTTGTTTCAGAGACGGCCCTCATGCTCTTAGTCTTTGAACTATCAAGTAATAATAAGGCCTATCTCGGTGCTGCTCGAGCAGTATTTCTCTTATTCCTCACTATCGGAAATCTCATCGGTGGTGTTATTGGAGAGAAGTATAATCGCAAGAAGGTATTACTTTTTACCAATTATATTAGAATTCCGATTATCTTCACCATTCTCTTTGTGGAAAGTCCTGAAGTTGTCATTTTATGTGATGGACTCATTGCTCTTTTTACAGGGATGTATAATCCAACACGCCAGGCAATGGTAAATGATATAGTTCCTCAAAAGGATATGAATAAGGCAAACGCATTATTTGGTTCGGCCTTTGCAGTACTTCATATGATTGGACCATTTCTAGGTGCCACAATGTTTACCGCCTTTGGTGGTATTAAAGAAGTCGTTGCCTTAGATTTTCTAACATATATCGTGGGTATCTTCTTTATTATGTCACTAACCTATAATCCTCCTAAACATGAAGAAGATAGTGAGAAGTTCATCTCCGAAATAAAGAATGGAATAAAATACGCCAAGACTCAAAAGCCTTTATCGGCGATTCTATCCAACGTTGTCATCGAGGGGCTCGTTCTTGGGTTTATGTTTCCATTGATACTTCCTTATATGACTGAAGTTCTAGGTGCTACAAAACAAGACTACGGTATTGGACTAGCGCTTTTTGGACTTGGCGGGCTTTTTGGTGGCTGGGCAAGCTCCACTATTCTTAAAGATCAATCTGTTGGTAAAATTATAATAACAGCGCTTTATATTGAACCAATACTAATGGCAGTTTGGCTACTGTCAGCTTCCTACTTTGCAACTTTGATTATCTTCTTTATATGGGGACTTGTTGTCTTTATACGAATAACAAATCAACTAAATTATGTCTCAAATAAAGTAGAAACTAAGTACCTAGCACGTAGTTTTGCCTTGCTCGACTTAGGCTTCGTCGTTCCAAATATACTTGGTGGGATCATTCTTACGTTTATTGGAAATAGTTTTAAAACAGAAGAAATACTCTATATCGTATGTATCGCATTTTGCACCTTGATTTTTCCAAGGATGTTATTTTCCGATATGAAAGCATTATTTAATATTAATAACGAAACTGTCGAAAGGGATACATCAATCCAAGACAGTATATAA
- a CDS encoding DUF455 family protein, whose product MNIYDYARLLLESPTLEDKLTATSVVSDLSYQKTADGIKDLMPERESRIKFSSEQVKFPKKGSFHLDEKKAMALHFFANHELLAIEMMAAALMYIPIEDKSQYKRIATGILSTIDDEIKHFNLYRKRMNDFGIDFGDLPVNDFFWRQMQKLTSFEEYFAVMALTFEAANLDFAKFYRDIFAGVGDKKSSAILNVVYEDEISHVGFGIHWLNRWRNEKDLWEFYVSSLPDLLSPARAKGMIFDHEGRVRTGMDEDFIEKIKNYQDGFIVTKRKEWK is encoded by the coding sequence ATGAATATATACGATTACGCAAGGCTATTATTAGAATCACCAACTCTAGAGGATAAGCTTACTGCAACTAGTGTAGTAAGTGATTTATCTTATCAAAAAACGGCCGATGGTATCAAAGATCTCATGCCTGAGCGTGAGTCCCGTATTAAATTTTCTAGTGAGCAAGTGAAATTCCCAAAGAAAGGAAGTTTTCACTTGGATGAAAAGAAGGCCATGGCACTTCACTTCTTTGCTAATCATGAGTTACTGGCGATTGAGATGATGGCGGCTGCTCTAATGTATATTCCAATTGAAGATAAGTCTCAATACAAACGTATTGCAACGGGAATACTTTCTACAATTGATGATGAAATCAAGCACTTCAATCTCTATCGAAAACGAATGAATGATTTTGGAATAGACTTTGGCGATCTTCCTGTAAATGACTTCTTTTGGCGTCAGATGCAAAAGTTAACAAGCTTTGAAGAGTACTTTGCCGTTATGGCATTAACATTTGAAGCTGCAAACTTAGACTTTGCAAAATTCTATCGTGATATATTTGCTGGAGTTGGAGATAAGAAGTCATCTGCAATCTTAAATGTGGTTTATGAAGACGAGATTTCTCATGTGGGATTTGGAATTCATTGGCTAAATCGCTGGAGAAACGAAAAAGACCTTTGGGAGTTCTATGTCTCTTCACTTCCTGACTTACTATCACCAGCAAGGGCCAAGGGCATGATTTTCGATCATGAAGGAAGAGTTCGTACAGGCATGGATGAAGACTTCATTGAGAAAATTAAAAATTATCAAGATGGATTCATCGTTACAAAACGCAAGGAATGGAAGTGA
- a CDS encoding NAD(P)H-dependent flavin oxidoreductase — translation MKTWLTETFNIKYPIIMAPMFLVSSIDMLVEASKAGIMGCIPALNWRTPEEFEEGLKELKERCEGPFGINIIVNQSNIHMHKQIDLCAKYAPDFIITSLGNPKEVIEKCHPQGTKVICDVVDLKYAKKVQDQGADAVIAVNSGAGGHAGPTPASILVPLLKRNLDIPVISAGGIATGSGLFSIMALGCEGVSIGSPFIATKESIVSDAYKEAVVNYGAKDIVMSNKISGTPCTVINTPYVQKIGTEQNIVEKAMSKNKKLKKYAKMLTGYKGMKAVEKAAFGATYKTVWVAGPSIEFIEKIETVQEIVKRLITEYETAVEEFLAKRS, via the coding sequence ATGAAAACATGGCTCACAGAAACTTTTAATATTAAATATCCAATTATCATGGCCCCGATGTTCCTCGTATCAAGTATAGATATGCTAGTTGAAGCTTCAAAGGCTGGAATTATGGGTTGTATTCCAGCGCTAAACTGGAGAACACCAGAGGAATTTGAAGAGGGTCTAAAAGAGCTAAAAGAAAGATGTGAAGGTCCATTTGGAATTAATATCATTGTAAATCAGTCAAACATCCACATGCACAAGCAAATTGATCTATGTGCAAAATATGCACCCGACTTTATCATCACTTCACTTGGAAACCCAAAGGAAGTAATTGAGAAATGTCATCCTCAAGGTACAAAAGTTATCTGTGATGTTGTTGACCTAAAATATGCAAAGAAAGTTCAAGATCAAGGAGCCGATGCAGTAATCGCTGTAAACTCTGGAGCAGGAGGTCACGCTGGACCAACTCCAGCAAGTATTCTTGTTCCATTACTTAAAAGAAATCTTGATATACCAGTTATTTCAGCAGGTGGTATTGCAACAGGTTCTGGTTTATTTAGTATCATGGCCCTTGGCTGTGAAGGTGTTTCAATTGGTTCACCATTTATCGCGACAAAAGAGTCAATTGTTTCAGATGCGTATAAAGAAGCTGTGGTAAATTACGGCGCCAAGGATATCGTCATGTCTAATAAGATCTCAGGGACTCCTTGTACGGTTATCAACACTCCTTATGTACAAAAAATAGGAACAGAACAAAATATCGTTGAAAAGGCCATGAGCAAGAATAAGAAGCTTAAAAAATATGCAAAGATGCTCACTGGTTATAAGGGAATGAAAGCAGTTGAGAAAGCTGCCTTTGGAGCAACATATAAAACTGTTTGGGTTGCTGGCCCTTCAATCGAATTCATTGAGAAAATTGAAACTGTTCAAGAGATTGTTAAACGACTGATAACTGAATATGAAACAGCAGTTGAAGAGTTCTTAGCAAAAAGATCGTAA
- a CDS encoding helicase-related protein, translated as MSSQEINKLPDFSDIRENIETERKNIIKVNNFAEDDSYVRTSEDAHIVLDFLESLLTPLWKVFDEYPSLVYFFNNEFTNFNLLIKQENILDLIFIDDCLIPEKEAVFFGQDGGLSQNVLSLHEKTFKMWSQKIVDKHNETQKFIRAEDVDLTKHKIGELKCQCIKCVNDFRALLRDSVYESCVELIDSKKETIKEEIDSGLNTVSDIVFDLQKRLDKSFYKLRNTIKRSSLNRLENQVKQYYRSEFSYPSELAKLHKRNVHMLFDQYLEENELSTDLITDDEYHKFYSSLSTNYWRNERYLIREFKKFVKSIIILKKKDVSSTILQEYLGEFWTHSAARQMKRKIVYHMGPTNSGKTYHAIEKLSSVPKGCYLAPLRLLAAELYDTLNSKGAVTTLLTGEEVIEREGSTHYSSTIEMARLQEVFDCCVIDEIQMITDPSRGWAWTRALVNIMADEVHLCGDASALEMVRNIVDLCGDELIINEYTRMTELYVEPHPIVLADMQKNDALIVFSRKNALRHKRDLERLGYKVSIVYGRLSPEVRREQARKFDQGETDVIVSTDAIAMGMNLPIKRVVFTTLSKFYDGQQHDISVSEIKQIGGRAGRYQRFPKGAVTCLRKVEDGIESIKEAMSAVLEQSEKCMVGPDLDIFNQVNRALIDNNLPKLKLSEFLRLFNTMTFQKPFECVDMKEMIELAEMVEDADSNGTLTDAEIFGFACAPVNLGLSDHVQHYNWILHKYVNMEGIPAEPIEHDSGDIDYLETSIKCVELYQWLSRHFNNKNFVYSEVELLNNKQLAIDQLNELLSQKIVAKCSSCGCKLPDDSKFPICEECFEKRKAARRRPGGNRRGKPGQGGKGRRPGGKNFKGKPNSGQGKRKNVSRKRKVTKR; from the coding sequence ATGAGCTCGCAAGAAATAAATAAGCTACCTGACTTCTCTGACATTAGAGAAAACATTGAAACAGAACGTAAAAATATTATCAAAGTCAATAATTTCGCTGAAGATGATAGTTATGTTAGAACGAGCGAAGATGCTCATATTGTTCTCGATTTTCTAGAGAGTCTTTTGACTCCACTATGGAAAGTCTTTGATGAATATCCATCATTGGTTTACTTCTTTAACAATGAGTTCACTAATTTCAACTTGTTGATAAAGCAAGAAAATATTCTCGATCTAATCTTCATTGATGATTGCCTTATCCCAGAAAAAGAAGCTGTCTTTTTTGGACAAGATGGTGGCCTTTCTCAAAATGTTCTTTCTCTACATGAGAAGACATTCAAGATGTGGTCGCAGAAAATTGTTGATAAGCACAATGAAACACAAAAATTTATTCGTGCAGAAGATGTTGACTTAACTAAACATAAAATTGGTGAGTTAAAATGTCAGTGTATTAAATGTGTAAATGACTTTAGAGCTTTATTAAGAGACTCTGTTTACGAAAGTTGTGTTGAGTTAATTGATTCTAAGAAAGAAACAATCAAAGAAGAAATTGATAGCGGACTCAATACTGTTTCAGATATCGTCTTTGATCTACAAAAAAGACTTGATAAGAGTTTTTATAAATTAAGAAATACAATTAAGAGATCATCTCTTAATCGTCTTGAGAATCAGGTCAAACAATATTACCGTTCTGAATTTTCTTATCCATCAGAATTAGCAAAATTACATAAACGTAATGTGCATATGCTCTTTGATCAGTATCTTGAAGAAAATGAATTAAGTACAGATCTGATCACAGATGATGAGTATCATAAATTCTACTCATCACTTTCAACAAATTATTGGCGTAATGAGCGCTATCTAATTCGTGAATTTAAGAAGTTTGTTAAATCAATTATTATTCTCAAAAAGAAGGATGTATCTTCAACTATCCTTCAAGAATACCTAGGGGAGTTTTGGACTCACTCAGCTGCTAGACAAATGAAGAGAAAGATTGTCTATCACATGGGACCTACAAACTCTGGTAAAACATATCATGCTATTGAGAAGCTCTCGAGTGTTCCTAAAGGTTGCTATCTTGCACCACTAAGACTTCTTGCAGCTGAACTCTACGATACTTTAAACTCTAAAGGTGCAGTTACAACTCTTTTAACTGGTGAAGAAGTTATTGAAAGAGAAGGTTCGACTCACTATTCATCAACGATTGAAATGGCCAGGCTCCAAGAAGTCTTTGACTGTTGTGTAATTGATGAAATCCAAATGATTACAGATCCATCTCGTGGTTGGGCATGGACAAGGGCCTTAGTAAATATCATGGCAGATGAAGTTCACCTATGTGGTGATGCATCAGCTCTTGAGATGGTAAGAAATATTGTCGATCTATGTGGTGATGAACTCATCATAAATGAATATACAAGAATGACTGAGCTCTATGTTGAACCTCATCCAATCGTTCTTGCAGATATGCAAAAGAATGATGCACTTATTGTATTTTCTAGAAAGAATGCACTAAGACACAAGAGAGACCTAGAGCGTCTCGGATATAAAGTTTCAATTGTATACGGTCGACTCTCGCCGGAGGTTCGTCGTGAGCAAGCGAGAAAATTTGATCAGGGTGAAACTGATGTCATTGTATCAACTGATGCAATTGCTATGGGGATGAACCTTCCAATTAAGAGAGTTGTTTTTACGACTCTATCAAAATTCTATGATGGCCAACAACACGATATCTCAGTAAGTGAGATTAAGCAGATTGGTGGTCGAGCAGGACGTTACCAACGTTTTCCAAAAGGTGCTGTTACTTGTCTTCGTAAAGTTGAAGATGGAATCGAAAGTATTAAAGAGGCCATGAGTGCAGTACTGGAGCAGAGTGAAAAATGTATGGTTGGTCCTGACTTAGATATTTTCAACCAAGTCAACCGTGCTTTAATAGATAATAATCTTCCAAAATTAAAGCTCTCTGAGTTCTTAAGGCTCTTTAACACAATGACATTCCAAAAGCCTTTTGAGTGCGTTGATATGAAAGAGATGATCGAGCTGGCCGAGATGGTTGAGGATGCTGACTCTAATGGGACACTTACTGATGCTGAGATCTTCGGGTTTGCATGTGCTCCAGTAAATTTAGGCTTAAGTGATCATGTTCAACATTATAATTGGATCCTTCATAAGTATGTAAATATGGAAGGGATTCCGGCCGAGCCAATTGAGCATGACTCTGGGGATATTGATTATCTTGAAACTTCCATTAAGTGTGTCGAGCTTTATCAATGGCTCTCAAGACACTTTAATAATAAGAACTTCGTTTATTCAGAAGTTGAGCTTTTAAATAATAAGCAACTTGCTATTGATCAGTTAAATGAACTCTTATCACAAAAAATTGTTGCTAAGTGTTCTTCATGTGGTTGCAAGCTTCCTGATGATTCAAAATTTCCAATTTGTGAGGAATGTTTTGAGAAGAGGAAGGCCGCTCGTCGTAGACCTGGCGGAAATCGCCGCGGTAAGCCTGGCCAAGGTGGAAAAGGCCGTCGTCCAGGTGGTAAAAACTTTAAAGGTAAACCAAATTCTGGACAGGGTAAGCGTAAGAATGTTAGTCGTAAGAGAAAAGTTACCAAACGATGA
- a CDS encoding HD-GYP domain-containing protein — protein sequence MKKSKIVNLGERRKKASTRKSADKKTTSPKANTKNKVSNSVQTDPTAVLEAENKALKLEQKKICEMAARTILHALDCKDHYTYGHSTRVAYFSLTLGREIGLNEEELYDLELSALFHDIGKIGVPDSVLNKPSRLTEDEFLQMKSHPEKSYEILQGFTHFEKVAKFAKYHHERWDGRGYPEGLKGEEIPLFSRIILIADTFDAMTSTRVYRKGLDYEVAYEELDEFSGSQFDPELAQAFIRAMKKEEAKQEKTFTLTIIDGLFKKDAA from the coding sequence ATGAAGAAGAGCAAAATCGTAAATTTGGGTGAACGCAGAAAAAAAGCGAGTACTCGTAAGAGTGCTGACAAAAAAACGACATCACCTAAAGCCAACACAAAGAACAAGGTTTCAAACTCTGTACAGACAGATCCTACTGCCGTATTAGAAGCAGAAAACAAGGCCTTAAAACTAGAACAGAAAAAGATCTGTGAGATGGCCGCTCGAACAATCCTTCACGCACTAGACTGCAAAGATCATTATACATATGGACATAGTACTCGCGTTGCTTATTTCAGCCTCACTTTAGGAAGAGAAATTGGACTAAATGAAGAAGAATTATATGACCTAGAACTATCTGCTCTATTTCATGATATTGGTAAAATTGGAGTTCCTGACTCCGTTCTTAATAAACCATCAAGACTTACTGAAGATGAATTCCTTCAAATGAAGAGTCATCCTGAGAAATCTTATGAAATCCTACAAGGCTTTACTCATTTTGAAAAAGTTGCAAAGTTTGCAAAATACCATCATGAGAGATGGGATGGACGTGGTTATCCGGAAGGACTAAAAGGCGAAGAGATTCCTCTTTTCTCTAGAATTATTCTTATTGCTGATACATTTGATGCTATGACTTCAACAAGAGTTTACCGTAAGGGACTTGATTATGAAGTTGCTTATGAAGAACTCGATGAGTTCTCTGGATCACAATTTGACCCAGAGCTAGCACAAGCATTTATTCGCGCAATGAAAAAAGAAGAAGCTAAGCAAGAGAAAACTTTTACTCTTACTATCATAGATGGCCTCTTCAAAAAAGATGCTGCTTAA